Proteins encoded within one genomic window of Hermetia illucens chromosome 2, iHerIll2.2.curated.20191125, whole genome shotgun sequence:
- the LOC119648249 gene encoding uncharacterized protein LOC119648249 isoform X1 — protein MENEKGLTALHASAFGLNLITCTKTMSATYSAIHHNEHDRLYSSHSDNDVLSETEMWAVIERDIGALPLYLKNILSINGYNHLLSLEELDETSIQEVEKFARENMKNYVPNTEAYFYIFKKNPADFRIVSGHRKLLLKLRERIRQNGVHYYTQLKVPVIKMMADFYNDEELNSQSEPPQIKPPLDQSIEPTLAPPPSITLTPIDPPEETTIKRRRKQNTIPDIYNEEDKIRLLVYNWYHKYTEEELDMPSIGAAVCDSEEKTYGVVACPLCAIHVKIGAERNKNGSNRWIISNYVKHFQKHHPASFKQDRGFKIEIC, from the exons ATGGA GAACGAAAAGGGGTTAACCGCTCTCCATGCATCTGCCTTCGGATTGAATT TGATCACCTGTACAAAGACAATGTCGGCCACCTACTCGGCGATACATCAC AATGAACACGACCGACTTTACTCTTCGCATTCCGACAACGATGTTCTAAGCGAGACTGAAATGTGGGCTGTCATAGAACGTGATATTGGAGCCTTACCTCTCTacctcaaaaatattttaagcATAAACGGTTACAATCACCTCCTAAGCCTAGAAGAGCTAGACGAAACTTCTATACAGGAAGTTGAGAAATTCGCTcgggaaaatatgaaaaactacGTACCCAACACCGAAGcatatttttacattttcaagaagaatccaGCCGACTTCCGCATAGTATCTGGTCACCGTAAATTATTGTTAAAACTTCGCGAACGTATAAGACAAAATGGTGTTCACTATTACACGCAACTGAAAGTTCCTGTTATAAAAATGATGGCTGATTTCTACAATGACGAAGAATTGAATTCTCAATCTGAACCGCCGCAAATTAAACCCCCACTTGATCAATCAATAGAGCCAACGTTAGCACCACCACCCTCAATCACATTGACTCCTATTGATCCACCAGAAGAAACGACGATTAAACGGAGACGAAAACAGAATACGATCCCAGACATCTATAATGAAGAGGATAAAATTCGACTCCTAGTTTATAATTGGTACCACAAATATACCGAGGAGGAATTAGACATGCCATCGATTGGAGCAGCAGTTTGTGATAGCGAAGAGAAAACGTATGGTGTGGTGGCATGTCCGCTTTGTGCCATCCATGTGAAAATCGGGGCTGAAAGAAATAAAAACGGTTCGAATCGATGGATCATATCAAACTATGTTAAACATTTCCAGAAGCACCATCCCGCTAGTTTTAAGCAAGACAGAGgtttcaaaattgaaatttgctAA
- the LOC119648249 gene encoding uncharacterized protein LOC119648249 isoform X2 produces MITCTKTMSATYSAIHHNEHDRLYSSHSDNDVLSETEMWAVIERDIGALPLYLKNILSINGYNHLLSLEELDETSIQEVEKFARENMKNYVPNTEAYFYIFKKNPADFRIVSGHRKLLLKLRERIRQNGVHYYTQLKVPVIKMMADFYNDEELNSQSEPPQIKPPLDQSIEPTLAPPPSITLTPIDPPEETTIKRRRKQNTIPDIYNEEDKIRLLVYNWYHKYTEEELDMPSIGAAVCDSEEKTYGVVACPLCAIHVKIGAERNKNGSNRWIISNYVKHFQKHHPASFKQDRGFKIEIC; encoded by the exons A TGATCACCTGTACAAAGACAATGTCGGCCACCTACTCGGCGATACATCAC AATGAACACGACCGACTTTACTCTTCGCATTCCGACAACGATGTTCTAAGCGAGACTGAAATGTGGGCTGTCATAGAACGTGATATTGGAGCCTTACCTCTCTacctcaaaaatattttaagcATAAACGGTTACAATCACCTCCTAAGCCTAGAAGAGCTAGACGAAACTTCTATACAGGAAGTTGAGAAATTCGCTcgggaaaatatgaaaaactacGTACCCAACACCGAAGcatatttttacattttcaagaagaatccaGCCGACTTCCGCATAGTATCTGGTCACCGTAAATTATTGTTAAAACTTCGCGAACGTATAAGACAAAATGGTGTTCACTATTACACGCAACTGAAAGTTCCTGTTATAAAAATGATGGCTGATTTCTACAATGACGAAGAATTGAATTCTCAATCTGAACCGCCGCAAATTAAACCCCCACTTGATCAATCAATAGAGCCAACGTTAGCACCACCACCCTCAATCACATTGACTCCTATTGATCCACCAGAAGAAACGACGATTAAACGGAGACGAAAACAGAATACGATCCCAGACATCTATAATGAAGAGGATAAAATTCGACTCCTAGTTTATAATTGGTACCACAAATATACCGAGGAGGAATTAGACATGCCATCGATTGGAGCAGCAGTTTGTGATAGCGAAGAGAAAACGTATGGTGTGGTGGCATGTCCGCTTTGTGCCATCCATGTGAAAATCGGGGCTGAAAGAAATAAAAACGGTTCGAATCGATGGATCATATCAAACTATGTTAAACATTTCCAGAAGCACCATCCCGCTAGTTTTAAGCAAGACAGAGgtttcaaaattgaaatttgctAA
- the LOC119648249 gene encoding uncharacterized protein LOC119648249 isoform X3, translating to MSATYSAIHHNEHDRLYSSHSDNDVLSETEMWAVIERDIGALPLYLKNILSINGYNHLLSLEELDETSIQEVEKFARENMKNYVPNTEAYFYIFKKNPADFRIVSGHRKLLLKLRERIRQNGVHYYTQLKVPVIKMMADFYNDEELNSQSEPPQIKPPLDQSIEPTLAPPPSITLTPIDPPEETTIKRRRKQNTIPDIYNEEDKIRLLVYNWYHKYTEEELDMPSIGAAVCDSEEKTYGVVACPLCAIHVKIGAERNKNGSNRWIISNYVKHFQKHHPASFKQDRGFKIEIC from the exons ATGTCGGCCACCTACTCGGCGATACATCAC AATGAACACGACCGACTTTACTCTTCGCATTCCGACAACGATGTTCTAAGCGAGACTGAAATGTGGGCTGTCATAGAACGTGATATTGGAGCCTTACCTCTCTacctcaaaaatattttaagcATAAACGGTTACAATCACCTCCTAAGCCTAGAAGAGCTAGACGAAACTTCTATACAGGAAGTTGAGAAATTCGCTcgggaaaatatgaaaaactacGTACCCAACACCGAAGcatatttttacattttcaagaagaatccaGCCGACTTCCGCATAGTATCTGGTCACCGTAAATTATTGTTAAAACTTCGCGAACGTATAAGACAAAATGGTGTTCACTATTACACGCAACTGAAAGTTCCTGTTATAAAAATGATGGCTGATTTCTACAATGACGAAGAATTGAATTCTCAATCTGAACCGCCGCAAATTAAACCCCCACTTGATCAATCAATAGAGCCAACGTTAGCACCACCACCCTCAATCACATTGACTCCTATTGATCCACCAGAAGAAACGACGATTAAACGGAGACGAAAACAGAATACGATCCCAGACATCTATAATGAAGAGGATAAAATTCGACTCCTAGTTTATAATTGGTACCACAAATATACCGAGGAGGAATTAGACATGCCATCGATTGGAGCAGCAGTTTGTGATAGCGAAGAGAAAACGTATGGTGTGGTGGCATGTCCGCTTTGTGCCATCCATGTGAAAATCGGGGCTGAAAGAAATAAAAACGGTTCGAATCGATGGATCATATCAAACTATGTTAAACATTTCCAGAAGCACCATCCCGCTAGTTTTAAGCAAGACAGAGgtttcaaaattgaaatttgctAA